From the genome of Flavobacterium ovatum, one region includes:
- a CDS encoding T9SS type A sorting domain-containing protein, whose translation MPALTNQKIDLTLGHLNPGVYFLVLETEKTSQKIKVIKQ comes from the coding sequence ATGCCAGCACTTACCAATCAAAAAATTGATTTGACTCTAGGGCATTTAAACCCAGGAGTTTATTTCTTAGTCTTAGAAACAGAAAAGACTTCTCAAAAAATTAAAGTAATAAAACAATAA
- a CDS encoding ThuA domain-containing protein translates to MFDKINKYVVALLTICSVLVYSCKTTNKTNSSVSNVTETKSILVFSKTAGFRHTSIPKGIVALQKMADEQGWKMQFSEDANLFSPETLSKFQLVLFLNTTGDILNSEQEKVFEKYINNGGSFVGVHAATDTEYEWPFYAEMIGAQFLSHPKQQKVVVNKNSNNPHPATTHYPATFEKFDEWYNFKKPVGAHVNVLLSADENSYKGGTMGTSHPISWYHTYEGGRIFYTAMGHTDESYVDPNFLKHLQEGIRWALGETNVGIAQGGENMLEPTLAKWDVWMGAVHPSVDINFEKSANVNTGKPMGLNNDPKKVFSVIQENGENILKVSGEIYGGLTTKNEYGDYHLKTQFKWGDKKWEPRLKDKKDSGILYHAKGPHGTFWKVWMHSLEYQVQDGDCGDFIALGEVYGDVPADEKVNTNGKSNFIYNPKGKNTPIKYAPNYKSGRTTKSDNYENPAGEWNTLEIYCLDNQSIHLVNGHVVNRVNNARYDVGGKTIPADKGKIQIQSEAAEVYYKNMRIEPITKFPSKLKNL, encoded by the coding sequence ATGTTTGATAAAATTAATAAATATGTAGTTGCCTTACTGACTATTTGCAGCGTTTTGGTTTATAGTTGTAAAACAACCAATAAAACAAACTCTAGTGTAAGTAACGTGACTGAGACCAAATCAATTTTGGTATTCTCTAAAACCGCTGGATTTAGACATACTTCTATTCCAAAAGGGATTGTTGCTTTACAAAAAATGGCCGACGAACAAGGTTGGAAAATGCAGTTTAGCGAAGATGCCAATTTATTTAGTCCAGAGACACTTTCAAAATTTCAATTGGTGTTGTTTTTAAACACTACGGGAGATATTTTGAATAGCGAACAAGAGAAAGTTTTTGAGAAATACATCAATAATGGAGGTAGTTTTGTGGGCGTTCATGCCGCTACAGATACTGAGTACGAATGGCCTTTTTATGCCGAAATGATTGGTGCACAGTTCTTATCACACCCTAAGCAACAAAAAGTAGTTGTCAATAAAAACAGCAATAATCCGCATCCTGCAACGACACATTATCCTGCTACTTTTGAGAAGTTTGATGAATGGTATAATTTTAAAAAACCAGTTGGTGCCCATGTAAACGTACTATTGTCTGCGGACGAAAATAGTTATAAAGGCGGTACAATGGGAACTTCACACCCTATTTCGTGGTACCATACCTATGAGGGTGGTCGTATTTTTTATACAGCGATGGGACACACAGATGAATCGTATGTAGATCCTAATTTTTTAAAACATTTGCAAGAAGGAATCCGTTGGGCTTTGGGTGAAACTAATGTTGGGATTGCACAAGGTGGAGAAAATATGCTGGAACCTACACTAGCAAAATGGGACGTTTGGATGGGAGCGGTTCATCCATCGGTAGATATCAATTTCGAAAAATCGGCCAATGTAAACACAGGAAAACCAATGGGATTGAACAATGATCCCAAAAAAGTATTTTCTGTAATTCAAGAAAATGGCGAAAATATTTTGAAAGTTTCGGGCGAAATTTATGGTGGTTTGACTACCAAAAATGAATATGGCGATTATCATTTGAAAACCCAATTTAAATGGGGAGACAAAAAATGGGAACCTCGTTTGAAAGACAAAAAAGACAGTGGAATATTGTACCATGCCAAAGGTCCTCATGGAACATTTTGGAAGGTTTGGATGCATAGTTTAGAATACCAAGTGCAAGATGGAGATTGTGGTGATTTCATCGCTTTGGGTGAAGTCTACGGGGATGTTCCTGCAGACGAAAAAGTGAATACCAATGGAAAATCAAATTTCATTTACAATCCAAAAGGAAAAAACACTCCTATAAAATACGCCCCAAACTATAAATCTGGTAGAACCACAAAATCTGATAATTATGAGAATCCAGCTGGAGAATGGAACACACTCGAAATTTATTGTTTAGACAATCAAAGTATCCATTTGGTAAACGGTCATGTGGTCAACCGCGTCAACAATGCACGCTACGATGTGGGCGGAAAAACGATTCCGGCTGATAAAGGTAAAATTCAAATTCAATCGGAAGCAGCAGAAGTATATTATAAAAATATGCGAATTGAACCGATAACGAAGTTTCCTTCCAAGTTGAAGAATTTGTAA
- a CDS encoding alpha-L-fucosidase → MKKRTLTQWALLLFLGASLSGQAQTAIAPGPFKGTDESLEKYQFPDWFRDAKFGIWSHWGPQAVPRQGDWYAKKMYQEGSPVYKYHVEHYGHPSKVGYKDIIGMWKAEKFNPEQLMALYKKAGAKYFVSMGTHHDNFFLWDSKLHDWNSVKMGPKKDIVKLWQDAAKKEGLKFGVSEHLGASYTWWQTNKGADKKGPMAGIPYDGNDPKFVDLYHKILAPDDKEWMTTDPESQQQWLARINELVNTYKPDLLYSDSKLPFGDVGRDMIANFYNTNLKANNGKLEAIYNCKEFSNGKWVEDMERGVMDGISPYPWQTDTSIGDWYYKTGQEYKTATYTLQMLCDIVSKNGNLLINIVQTPEGDIEGDLLKALDEIGTWIATNGEGIYGSRPWKVFGERPVKAVTVKTAKFNEKNIKYAEDDIRFTTKGENTLYAFCLEQPTKDVRIKSLGSNSKLNDKKIANISILGSKEKLKWKAENEALVISKPTQLPNWSVIGIKIEFKK, encoded by the coding sequence ATGAAAAAACGAACACTAACCCAATGGGCGTTATTATTGTTTTTAGGCGCTTCATTAAGTGGCCAAGCGCAGACTGCTATTGCTCCAGGACCTTTTAAAGGCACAGACGAATCATTAGAAAAATACCAATTTCCAGACTGGTTTAGAGATGCCAAATTCGGAATCTGGTCACACTGGGGACCGCAAGCCGTGCCGAGACAAGGCGATTGGTATGCCAAAAAAATGTACCAAGAAGGTTCACCGGTTTATAAATATCATGTAGAACACTACGGACATCCGTCTAAAGTGGGGTACAAAGATATTATTGGAATGTGGAAAGCCGAAAAATTTAACCCAGAACAATTGATGGCACTCTACAAAAAAGCTGGAGCCAAATATTTTGTGAGTATGGGTACGCACCATGACAACTTCTTTTTGTGGGATTCCAAATTGCATGATTGGAACTCCGTGAAAATGGGACCTAAAAAAGACATCGTAAAATTATGGCAAGATGCCGCCAAAAAAGAAGGATTGAAATTTGGAGTTTCAGAGCATTTGGGAGCGAGTTACACTTGGTGGCAAACCAACAAAGGAGCCGACAAAAAAGGACCAATGGCAGGAATTCCGTATGACGGAAACGACCCGAAATTTGTAGATCTATACCATAAAATATTAGCTCCAGATGATAAAGAATGGATGACAACCGATCCAGAATCGCAACAACAATGGTTGGCACGCATCAACGAGTTGGTCAATACCTACAAACCCGATCTATTGTATTCGGATAGTAAATTGCCGTTTGGAGATGTGGGGAGAGACATGATTGCCAATTTTTACAACACTAATCTAAAGGCCAACAACGGAAAACTAGAAGCCATTTATAACTGTAAAGAATTTTCAAACGGAAAATGGGTTGAAGACATGGAACGTGGCGTGATGGACGGAATCAGTCCGTATCCTTGGCAGACCGATACCTCTATCGGGGATTGGTATTACAAAACAGGTCAGGAGTACAAAACGGCGACTTACACCTTGCAAATGTTGTGCGACATTGTGAGTAAGAACGGAAACCTATTGATCAATATCGTACAAACGCCAGAAGGAGATATTGAAGGTGATTTACTAAAAGCGCTAGACGAAATAGGTACTTGGATTGCCACCAATGGTGAAGGAATCTACGGTTCACGACCTTGGAAAGTTTTTGGCGAAAGACCAGTAAAAGCCGTAACGGTAAAAACGGCCAAGTTCAACGAAAAAAACATCAAGTATGCCGAAGACGATATTCGTTTTACAACCAAAGGAGAGAACACTTTGTATGCCTTCTGTTTGGAGCAACCCACCAAAGATGTCCGCATCAAGTCATTGGGTTCAAACTCCAAATTGAACGACAAAAAAATCGCCAACATTTCGATTTTAGGAAGCAAAGAAAAACTAAAGTGGAAAGCAGAAAACGAAGCTTTGGTCATCTCCAAACCAACCCAATTACCCAACTGGAGCGTAATCGGAATCAAAATCGAATTCAAAAAATAA
- a CDS encoding family 43 glycosylhydrolase — MKLFSISTALFLSVQGLLAQNPLVTKIFTADPTARVFDGKLYLYPSHDVVPKEGIEAPRFCMPDYHMYSLENGSTWKDYGVLLDQNQVPWGKKDSYGMWAPDCIKKGDLYYYYYPAEPADKSAFRRIGVGISKNPTGPFKWEKKYIEGVSGIDPGLLLDDDGKAYLYFGGGKELFVAPLKDNMIEIEGKPIKIEGLPAGYKEGSFPFKYNNLYYFTFAHVYPEEGYNIGYATSSSPMGPFEYRGKIMDNISNGTNHHSVVNYEGKWILFYHWWAISGHNKLRSIQADYMEFKEDGTIKKVKPTIRGIGNPKIGDTIQIDRYNEIDKAQTSFVGGNEPIGWMVSDTKHMSSVKFKGVDFGEGAAKKIKARYASGQRFGNFEIHLKDAKGKMIADFPAKYTGGWNSWQTIEANLLETVTGIQDIVVVFKSENGADKIINLNWLLLEK, encoded by the coding sequence ATGAAATTATTTTCAATAAGTACAGCGCTATTTTTATCAGTTCAAGGTTTGCTAGCTCAAAATCCACTAGTAACCAAAATATTTACTGCCGATCCAACTGCGAGAGTTTTTGATGGCAAATTATACCTCTATCCTTCGCATGATGTGGTGCCAAAAGAAGGTATTGAAGCACCTCGTTTTTGTATGCCCGATTATCATATGTATTCCTTGGAAAACGGAAGTACTTGGAAAGATTATGGTGTGCTTTTAGATCAAAATCAAGTGCCTTGGGGCAAGAAAGATTCCTATGGAATGTGGGCACCCGATTGTATAAAAAAAGGAGATTTGTATTATTACTATTATCCTGCAGAACCTGCCGACAAATCAGCATTTAGACGAATAGGAGTTGGGATTTCCAAAAATCCAACTGGGCCGTTCAAATGGGAGAAAAAGTATATTGAAGGAGTTTCTGGAATTGATCCTGGATTATTATTGGACGATGATGGAAAAGCGTATCTGTATTTTGGTGGTGGTAAAGAATTATTTGTTGCGCCATTAAAAGACAACATGATAGAAATCGAGGGAAAACCCATCAAAATTGAAGGATTGCCTGCGGGTTACAAAGAAGGATCCTTTCCTTTTAAATATAATAATCTTTACTATTTCACTTTTGCACATGTGTATCCTGAGGAAGGCTATAATATTGGATATGCAACTAGTAGTAGTCCAATGGGACCTTTTGAATATCGTGGCAAGATAATGGACAATATTAGTAATGGAACTAACCATCATTCGGTAGTGAATTATGAAGGGAAATGGATTTTATTTTACCATTGGTGGGCTATCAGTGGACATAATAAATTGCGTTCAATTCAAGCCGATTACATGGAATTTAAAGAAGATGGAACCATCAAAAAAGTAAAGCCAACCATAAGAGGTATTGGGAATCCAAAAATTGGAGATACTATACAAATTGATCGATACAACGAAATTGACAAAGCACAGACTTCTTTTGTTGGAGGAAATGAACCAATTGGTTGGATGGTGTCGGACACTAAGCATATGAGTTCTGTGAAATTTAAAGGAGTAGATTTTGGTGAAGGAGCAGCCAAAAAAATTAAAGCACGATATGCATCCGGACAGCGTTTTGGGAATTTTGAAATACACCTCAAAGATGCCAAAGGAAAGATGATAGCCGATTTCCCAGCAAAATATACAGGAGGGTGGAATTCTTGGCAAACTATTGAAGCTAATTTGTTAGAAACTGTAACAGGAATTCAAGATATAGTTGTGGTTTTTAAATCTGAAAATGGCGCCGATAAAATTATCAATTTGAACTGGTTATTATTAGAAAAATAA
- a CDS encoding beta-porphyranase D — MKSPYYLTLLLLSFINYAQPPEPPVGKRWVVNEQYSDEFNGNKLDASKWYDYHPTWKGRAPGLFMPSQVSVGDGYMMIQGKKMAKDTIVNGQTFNIAGGAVISKNKEAYFGYYECKFKAAKTTMSTTFWFSTGKSYKGDLPCGDNYGLELDIQECIGRVGDFKGDHFANGMNSNGHYWYTGCDKKKQDLRAPQVKFRSDKLASEDFNVYGGWWKDENQVSFYYNNDAPKHMNFNSTIKEKSFDQPMQMNMVSETYPYPWIELPNDTELADPTKNTCYYDWVRSYILVDVDSDYLDPFLNKKGSKTAIKKDFLMFDEAIRFIEKPMHIKNAKSIVFPIDFKAKTDREIHLAVKNSANKVIENKVFPAYAGFGRKDVELALGTQFQANESYTVQIFIRPLKAANDKEAFQSDAFIFKLN; from the coding sequence ATGAAATCACCTTATTATTTAACCTTACTATTGCTATCCTTTATCAATTACGCACAACCGCCGGAACCACCTGTTGGGAAAAGATGGGTTGTGAATGAACAATATTCAGATGAGTTCAACGGTAACAAATTGGATGCTTCCAAATGGTACGATTACCATCCAACCTGGAAAGGGCGTGCACCGGGATTATTCATGCCATCACAAGTGAGTGTAGGTGACGGATACATGATGATTCAAGGAAAAAAAATGGCAAAAGACACCATCGTCAACGGTCAAACATTTAATATAGCGGGCGGTGCAGTAATTTCGAAAAACAAAGAAGCGTATTTTGGCTATTACGAATGCAAATTCAAAGCAGCCAAAACAACCATGTCAACGACTTTTTGGTTTTCAACAGGTAAATCATATAAAGGAGATTTGCCTTGTGGTGACAATTACGGTTTGGAACTGGATATTCAGGAATGTATTGGTCGTGTTGGAGATTTCAAAGGAGATCACTTTGCCAACGGAATGAACTCAAATGGACATTATTGGTATACAGGATGCGACAAAAAGAAACAAGATTTGCGTGCTCCGCAAGTAAAATTTAGATCAGACAAATTAGCATCCGAAGATTTCAACGTGTATGGCGGTTGGTGGAAAGACGAAAACCAAGTGAGCTTTTATTACAATAATGACGCACCAAAGCACATGAACTTCAATAGTACTATTAAGGAGAAATCATTTGATCAACCCATGCAAATGAATATGGTTTCGGAAACCTATCCTTACCCTTGGATTGAGTTGCCAAATGATACCGAATTGGCCGATCCTACCAAGAATACTTGCTATTACGACTGGGTTCGTTCCTATATTTTGGTAGATGTAGATAGCGATTATCTGGATCCTTTCTTGAATAAAAAAGGAAGTAAAACAGCAATCAAGAAAGACTTTCTTATGTTTGATGAAGCCATTCGTTTTATCGAAAAACCAATGCATATCAAAAATGCCAAATCAATTGTTTTCCCGATTGACTTTAAAGCAAAAACCGATAGAGAAATTCACTTGGCAGTAAAAAACAGTGCCAATAAAGTGATTGAAAACAAAGTATTTCCTGCCTACGCAGGTTTTGGTCGAAAAGATGTGGAATTAGCTTTGGGAACTCAGTTTCAAGCTAATGAATCGTATACCGTACAAATTTTTATTCGACCATTAAAAGCAGCCAATGATAAAGAAGCTTTCCAATCGGATGCTTTTATATTTAAATTAAACTAA
- a CDS encoding sulfatase-like hydrolase/transferase encodes MKIILSLVLAVSTVTGFAQKSNTQKPNIILLFADDISARELPIYKSDVWSPPSGGNTTDLQYRASTPVLDKMANEGCYISTAWAAVVCSPSRAMMMTGRYAHLHKWWDNKHIGKFTNEKGKLTTYNLYSSSANTIGTIAKKGGYASMWAGKSQMRNAEIEKFDFDEGVFTPGESTSLNTENPFTDFELAEQKIDGKKTLINRNNGQAVSSYAQSSWYWRPHVMLMNQPKSKEKFQWWPNTAESKKQYGNSTYGPDVELDFVLDFMERKTKENKPFFVYHTSHLGHDAMDFLNPSEKNKWPGTPIVKWDGTKYNRTQPNVTGEKGVYDTHGTVTGPGIHNHVNYLDYQVSLYLKKMKELKIENNTIFIFCADNGTSGYGKNSPDVQKGCHVPFIIYAPGMKMTKKGKQEVLVNISDVLPTIAEITGVTLPKDYEINGESLVPFLTTNKKTHRDWLYAYSGPMQLIRGNTVLKDGRNKWYDVSKNPTDLISFPQITDWSKATPEQKQEKAKLESILPRFNKFAEAPNGPMSAKDQLKIDEMEKNSAAKKGPKKGNKKNKEDGGEE; translated from the coding sequence ATGAAAATCATTTTATCATTAGTACTCGCTGTTTCGACAGTTACAGGTTTTGCCCAAAAGAGCAACACCCAAAAACCAAATATTATTCTATTGTTCGCTGATGATATTAGCGCCAGAGAATTACCTATTTACAAGTCAGATGTTTGGAGTCCACCATCTGGTGGTAATACTACAGATCTACAGTACAGAGCAAGCACTCCAGTACTAGATAAAATGGCCAATGAAGGTTGTTATATTTCAACTGCTTGGGCTGCTGTGGTTTGTTCGCCTAGTCGTGCCATGATGATGACGGGTCGCTATGCACATTTGCATAAATGGTGGGACAACAAACATATCGGAAAGTTTACCAACGAAAAAGGAAAGTTAACTACCTATAATTTATATTCTAGCTCCGCAAATACCATCGGGACTATCGCCAAAAAAGGAGGATATGCTTCTATGTGGGCTGGGAAATCACAGATGCGAAATGCCGAAATCGAAAAATTTGATTTTGACGAAGGTGTTTTCACTCCCGGAGAAAGTACTTCTTTGAATACCGAAAATCCGTTTACCGATTTTGAATTGGCAGAGCAAAAAATTGATGGCAAAAAAACATTAATCAATAGAAATAATGGACAAGCTGTTTCTTCTTACGCTCAATCTAGTTGGTACTGGAGACCACACGTAATGTTGATGAACCAACCCAAGTCGAAAGAAAAATTTCAATGGTGGCCAAATACTGCCGAATCCAAAAAACAATACGGCAACAGTACGTACGGTCCAGATGTAGAATTGGATTTTGTTTTGGATTTTATGGAACGAAAAACCAAAGAGAACAAACCATTCTTTGTTTACCATACCTCACATTTAGGACATGATGCGATGGACTTTTTGAATCCATCAGAAAAAAACAAATGGCCAGGAACACCAATCGTAAAATGGGACGGAACAAAATACAATAGAACACAACCCAATGTAACAGGTGAAAAAGGTGTTTATGATACCCACGGAACAGTAACTGGTCCTGGAATTCATAATCACGTCAATTATTTGGACTACCAAGTTTCTTTGTATTTGAAAAAAATGAAGGAGTTAAAAATCGAAAACAATACCATTTTTATCTTTTGCGCAGACAATGGAACGAGTGGTTATGGAAAAAATAGTCCTGATGTTCAAAAAGGATGTCATGTGCCCTTTATCATCTATGCACCGGGAATGAAAATGACCAAAAAAGGGAAGCAAGAAGTTTTGGTAAATATTTCAGATGTGCTACCAACAATTGCCGAGATTACAGGCGTAACATTACCAAAAGACTACGAAATCAATGGCGAAAGTTTAGTTCCTTTTTTAACAACCAACAAAAAAACGCACCGCGATTGGTTGTACGCTTACAGTGGACCAATGCAGTTAATTAGAGGAAATACAGTGCTTAAAGACGGACGAAATAAATGGTATGATGTATCGAAAAACCCAACCGACTTAATCAGTTTTCCACAAATTACAGATTGGTCGAAAGCCACTCCCGAACAAAAACAAGAAAAAGCAAAATTGGAGTCCATTTTACCTCGTTTTAACAAATTTGCTGAAGCTCCAAACGGGCCTATGTCAGCAAAAGATCAATTAAAAATTGACGAAATGGAAAAAAATAGCGCTGCCAAAAAAGGACCAAAGAAAGGCAATAAGAAAAATAAAGAGGATGGTGGCGAAGAGTAA
- a CDS encoding arylsulfatase: MKKNLLITLALALSLGVTAQKKPNVIVVLADDIGLGDISYYRKMHSNDIIVETPAIDQLAKEGMAFTDAHTPAALCAPTRAAIMAGKNCYRSYAPWGVWSPYAESPIKPDDLTLGKVMKNAGYSTAFFGKWGFGSDYYEKNDNTKIYKGGRVKIAMDVDVTQIAGNGPKQNGFDYSYMFPSGIQDVPYLAFENEKWAPFKKDSKITFISQENMTKIGVTLDKDEGLGDSNWDPHYMGPQLVGKAVNFIENSSKDKPFFMYYCALAVHLPHTPSENLNGKKIAGTTPSSHLDVVKELDVQIEMLVQSLKKKGVYDNTIIIFTSDNGGLQVKEDKQAGHQSSDIYRGGKNQAYEGGHRVPFIASWPGQIKAKTINTTPVLGLDVMATLAAITNQKIPENQQIDSANLLPLFLGKSKAPVHPYIMTQSGTSKEGVIIENGWKLIIAFDKKDKSDTKRTPNALFNLVDNVEEKENGNLINDPKYKAKVEQLFAAFNAARDGNKPTKI, translated from the coding sequence ATGAAAAAGAACCTACTTATTACACTTGCTTTAGCACTATCATTGGGAGTTACAGCACAAAAGAAACCAAATGTCATTGTTGTATTAGCCGATGATATCGGACTTGGAGATATTTCTTATTATCGAAAAATGCATTCGAACGATATTATTGTCGAAACTCCAGCGATTGACCAATTGGCCAAGGAAGGAATGGCTTTTACAGATGCGCATACGCCGGCAGCCTTATGTGCGCCCACGCGTGCGGCGATCATGGCCGGAAAAAACTGCTACCGTAGTTATGCGCCTTGGGGCGTTTGGAGTCCTTATGCGGAATCACCTATAAAACCCGATGATTTGACCTTGGGTAAAGTGATGAAAAATGCAGGTTACAGCACCGCTTTCTTCGGAAAATGGGGTTTTGGCTCTGATTATTATGAAAAAAATGACAACACCAAAATTTACAAAGGTGGCCGTGTCAAAATTGCTATGGATGTTGATGTAACCCAAATTGCAGGCAACGGACCCAAACAAAATGGTTTTGATTACAGCTATATGTTCCCATCTGGAATTCAAGACGTACCGTATTTGGCTTTCGAAAATGAAAAATGGGCTCCGTTTAAAAAAGATTCCAAAATCACCTTCATTTCTCAAGAGAATATGACCAAGATTGGAGTGACGCTTGACAAAGACGAAGGTCTGGGCGATTCCAATTGGGATCCACATTATATGGGGCCTCAGTTGGTTGGCAAAGCGGTAAATTTTATAGAAAACAGCTCCAAAGACAAACCCTTTTTTATGTACTACTGTGCGCTTGCGGTGCATTTGCCACACACGCCATCCGAGAATTTGAATGGTAAAAAGATTGCAGGAACTACACCAAGTTCGCATTTGGATGTGGTCAAAGAGCTCGATGTACAAATAGAAATGTTGGTACAAAGCTTGAAGAAAAAAGGTGTTTATGACAACACGATTATCATTTTTACCTCAGACAACGGAGGATTGCAAGTCAAAGAAGACAAGCAAGCAGGGCACCAATCCAGCGATATTTACCGCGGTGGAAAAAACCAAGCTTATGAAGGCGGACACAGAGTCCCTTTTATAGCTTCGTGGCCAGGACAAATCAAAGCCAAAACCATTAATACGACTCCTGTTTTAGGATTGGATGTGATGGCAACTTTGGCGGCAATTACCAACCAAAAAATACCTGAAAACCAACAAATTGATTCGGCTAACTTATTGCCATTATTTTTAGGAAAAAGCAAAGCTCCTGTGCATCCTTATATCATGACGCAATCGGGAACATCCAAAGAAGGGGTAATTATCGAAAATGGTTGGAAGTTGATTATTGCTTTCGATAAAAAAGACAAATCAGATACTAAAAGAACACCAAATGCTTTGTTCAACCTTGTCGATAATGTCGAAGAAAAAGAGAATGGTAACTTAATTAATGACCCAAAATACAAAGCTAAAGTAGAGCAACTTTTTGCAGCTTTCAACGCCGCTAGAGACGGTAATAAACCAACCAAAATTTAA